A genomic region of Candidatus Pseudomonas phytovorans contains the following coding sequences:
- a CDS encoding monovalent cation/H+ antiporter subunit D, giving the protein MNGMSQLIVAPILLPLVTAAVMMLLGEKHRHIKARLNLLSTFAGLAIAVSLLLWVRTQGQAESIGVYLPGNWPAPFGIVLVVDHLSALLLTLTGVIGFSALLFARARWDGAGASFHALFQIQLMGLYGAFLTADLFNLFVFFEVLLAASYGLLLHGSGRARVRAGLHYIAINLFASSLFLIGAAMLYGVTGTLNMADLALKIPLVPEADRGLLHAGAAILAMAFLVKAGIWPLNFWLVPAYSSASAPVAALFAIMTKVGLYALLRLWTLLFSGQAGASAHFGGEWLVYGGLVTLAVAAVSILAAQRLERMAALSILVSAGTLLGAVGFAQSALTGAALFYLVNSTLALCALFLLAELVERSRSANEAPLDEEEDVMPPLLESLHPPKGINLDDEQKVVIGQIIPWTMAFLGLSFIACALLIIGMPPLSGFVGKLNLISALFNPQGLGVPAEQPLSGAGWGLVALLILSGMASLIAFGRVGIQRFWKPEERPSPVLRRYECLPIVILLGLCMILSLKAEPLLRYTQDTAASLQTPDAYIEAVMAARPIPGPTSLDVQVQP; this is encoded by the coding sequence ATGAATGGCATGAGCCAACTGATCGTCGCGCCCATTCTGCTGCCACTGGTGACGGCGGCGGTGATGATGCTGCTGGGCGAGAAACACCGGCACATAAAGGCCCGGCTTAACCTGCTGTCGACCTTTGCCGGCCTGGCCATCGCGGTCAGCTTGCTGCTGTGGGTGCGCACCCAGGGCCAGGCGGAATCGATCGGGGTTTACCTGCCGGGCAACTGGCCGGCACCGTTCGGTATCGTTCTGGTGGTGGACCACCTGTCGGCACTGCTGTTGACCCTCACCGGAGTTATCGGCTTTAGCGCCCTGTTGTTTGCCCGCGCCCGCTGGGACGGTGCCGGGGCCAGCTTCCACGCGCTGTTCCAGATCCAGCTGATGGGCCTGTACGGCGCCTTTCTCACCGCCGACCTGTTCAACCTGTTCGTGTTCTTCGAGGTGCTGCTGGCAGCCTCCTACGGCTTGCTGCTCCATGGTTCGGGGCGTGCGCGGGTACGCGCCGGCCTGCACTACATCGCCATCAACCTGTTTGCTTCGTCGTTGTTCCTGATCGGCGCGGCAATGCTGTATGGGGTAACCGGCACCCTGAACATGGCCGACCTGGCGCTGAAGATTCCGCTGGTGCCGGAGGCCGACCGTGGCCTGCTGCATGCCGGCGCGGCGATCCTGGCCATGGCTTTCCTGGTCAAGGCCGGCATCTGGCCGCTGAACTTCTGGCTGGTGCCGGCCTACTCCTCGGCCAGCGCGCCGGTAGCTGCGTTGTTCGCCATCATGACCAAAGTCGGCCTGTACGCCCTGCTGCGCCTGTGGACACTGTTGTTCTCCGGGCAGGCCGGGGCCTCGGCGCATTTCGGTGGCGAATGGCTGGTGTACGGTGGCCTGGTCACCCTGGCAGTGGCGGCTGTGTCGATCCTGGCTGCACAACGCCTGGAACGCATGGCGGCGCTCAGCATCCTGGTTTCGGCCGGCACCCTGCTCGGCGCTGTGGGCTTTGCCCAGTCGGCACTGACTGGGGCCGCGCTGTTCTACCTGGTCAACTCGACCCTGGCGCTGTGCGCGCTGTTCCTGCTCGCTGAACTGGTCGAACGTTCGCGCTCGGCCAACGAAGCACCGCTGGATGAAGAAGAAGACGTCATGCCGCCGCTGCTGGAGTCGTTGCACCCGCCCAAAGGCATCAACCTCGACGACGAGCAGAAGGTGGTGATCGGCCAGATCATCCCGTGGACCATGGCCTTCCTCGGCCTCAGCTTCATCGCATGCGCCTTGCTGATCATCGGCATGCCACCGTTGTCAGGCTTCGTCGGCAAGCTCAACCTGATCAGTGCACTGTTCAACCCGCAGGGTCTGGGCGTGCCGGCCGAGCAGCCGCTGAGTGGGGCGGGCTGGGGCCTGGTAGCGCTGCTTATCCTGTCCGGCATGGCCTCGCTGATCGCCTTCGGCCGCGTCGGCATCCAGCGCTTCTGGAAACCCGAAGAGCGCCCGTCACCGGTGCTGCGCCGCTATGAGTGCCTGCCCATCGTCATCCTGCTCGGCCTGTGCATGATCCTCAGCCTCAAGGCCGAACCGTTGCTGCGCTATACCCAGGACACCGCTGCCAGCCTGCAGACCCCCGATGCCTACATCGAAGCCGTGATGGCCGCCCGGCCGATTCCTGGCCCCACCTCGCTCGACGTACAGGTGCAGCCATGA
- a CDS encoding Na+/H+ antiporter subunit G: MTETLVLPFWLEVITAVLLLTGSLFALVGAIGLVRLKDYFQRMHPPALASTIGAWCVSLASIIYFSWLKEMPVLHAWLIPILLSITVPVTTLLLARAALFRKRMSKEPVPEEVSSGGDRGN; this comes from the coding sequence ATGACCGAAACCTTGGTATTGCCCTTCTGGCTGGAAGTGATCACCGCCGTGCTGCTGCTCACCGGCAGCCTGTTCGCGCTGGTCGGAGCAATAGGCCTGGTACGCCTGAAGGACTACTTCCAGCGCATGCACCCGCCAGCGCTGGCGTCGACCATTGGCGCCTGGTGCGTGTCGCTGGCTTCGATCATCTACTTCTCGTGGCTCAAGGAGATGCCGGTACTGCACGCCTGGCTAATCCCCATCCTGCTGTCGATCACCGTGCCGGTGACCACGCTGCTGCTGGCCCGGGCGGCATTGTTTCGCAAGCGCATGTCGAAAGAGCCCGTGCCTGAAGAAGTCAGCAGCGGCGGCGACCGGGGCAACTGA
- a CDS encoding DMT family transporter, with the protein MSQARNKPTPAVTFRLSKAELVLVFITMLWGGTFLLVHNVMTVSGPMFFVGLRFAAAALFVGVVSARALPGLTFTELKAGMLIGVSIMLGYGLQTMGLQTISSSQSAFITALYVPFVPLLQWLVLGRRPGLMPSIGICLAFVGLMLLAGPAGGSLHFSEGEVVTLISAVAIAAEIILISRYAGQVDVRRVTVVQLATASLLAFLMIVPTQERIPDFSWLLLASAVGLGAMSAVIQVAMNWAQKSVSPTRATLIYAGEPVWAGIVGRIAGERLPGVALLGGLLIVIAVVVSELKVRRPRETVEVPDMQGEGERQAGL; encoded by the coding sequence ATGAGCCAGGCCCGCAACAAACCGACCCCCGCCGTTACCTTCCGCCTGAGCAAGGCCGAACTGGTGTTGGTGTTCATCACCATGTTGTGGGGCGGGACCTTCCTGCTGGTGCACAACGTGATGACCGTCAGCGGCCCGATGTTCTTCGTCGGCCTGCGCTTCGCTGCGGCTGCATTGTTCGTGGGCGTGGTTTCGGCGCGGGCGTTGCCCGGGCTGACCTTCACCGAGCTCAAGGCCGGCATGCTGATCGGCGTCTCGATCATGCTCGGCTACGGCCTGCAAACGATGGGCCTGCAGACCATCAGCAGCAGCCAGTCCGCGTTCATCACTGCGTTGTACGTGCCGTTCGTGCCGCTGTTGCAGTGGCTAGTGCTGGGCCGTCGGCCTGGCTTGATGCCCAGCATCGGTATTTGCCTGGCGTTCGTCGGCCTGATGCTGCTGGCCGGGCCGGCAGGCGGCAGCCTGCACTTCAGCGAGGGCGAAGTGGTGACCCTGATCAGCGCGGTAGCCATCGCCGCCGAAATCATCCTGATCAGCCGTTACGCCGGCCAGGTCGATGTGCGCCGGGTCACCGTGGTGCAACTGGCCACCGCCTCGCTGCTGGCGTTCCTGATGATCGTGCCGACCCAGGAACGCATCCCCGACTTCTCCTGGCTGCTACTGGCCAGCGCAGTAGGCCTGGGTGCCATGAGCGCGGTGATCCAGGTGGCAATGAACTGGGCGCAAAAATCGGTCTCGCCCACCCGCGCCACCCTTATCTATGCGGGTGAACCGGTGTGGGCCGGGATCGTCGGGCGCATTGCCGGCGAACGCCTGCCGGGTGTGGCGCTGCTCGGTGGCCTCCTGATCGTGATCGCGGTGGTGGTCAGCGAACTCAAGGTACGCCGCCCCCGCGAAACCGTTGAAGTACCCGACATGCAAGGTGAAGGCGAACGCCAGGCCGGGCTGTAA
- a CDS encoding Na+/H+ antiporter subunit C yields the protein MEEVIAVAIGVLAASGVWLILRPRTYQVIMGLCLLSYGVNLFIFSMGSLFIGKEPIIKDGVTQDLLHYTDPLPQALVLTAIVISFAMTALFLVVLLASRGLTGTDHVDGRERDE from the coding sequence ATGGAAGAAGTCATTGCAGTCGCCATCGGCGTGCTGGCCGCCTCGGGGGTGTGGCTGATCCTGCGCCCGCGGACCTATCAGGTGATCATGGGCCTGTGCCTGCTGTCGTACGGCGTGAACCTGTTCATCTTCAGCATGGGCAGCCTGTTCATCGGCAAGGAGCCCATCATCAAGGATGGCGTCACCCAGGATCTACTGCACTACACCGACCCGTTGCCCCAGGCCCTGGTGCTCACGGCCATCGTCATCAGCTTCGCCATGACGGCGCTGTTCCTGGTGGTGTTGCTGGCCTCGCGCGGCCTGACCGGCACCGACCACGTGGATGGCCGGGAGCGTGACGAATGA
- a CDS encoding Na+/H+ antiporter subunit E: MNRLFPAPLLSVALFGLWLLLNLSVSPGNLLLAAALGVLAPLLMAPLRPQHAHVRRPMVIARLIGRVGIDVITSNLLVARGVLRAGKQPPRSAFVHIPLALHDAHGLAALSMITTVVPGTVWSELALDRSVLLLHVFDLEDEAAFVQHFKDTYERPLMEIFQ; the protein is encoded by the coding sequence ATGAACCGACTGTTCCCCGCTCCGCTGCTATCGGTTGCGCTGTTCGGCCTGTGGCTGCTGCTGAACCTCTCGGTCAGCCCCGGCAACCTGCTGCTGGCTGCCGCACTTGGCGTGCTGGCGCCACTGCTGATGGCGCCGCTGCGCCCACAGCATGCCCACGTGCGCCGGCCAATGGTGATCGCCCGGCTGATCGGCCGGGTAGGCATCGATGTGATCACGTCCAACCTGCTGGTGGCCCGTGGCGTGCTGCGTGCTGGCAAGCAACCACCACGCTCGGCGTTCGTGCACATCCCGCTGGCCCTGCACGACGCGCATGGCCTGGCGGCACTGTCGATGATCACCACGGTGGTGCCCGGCACGGTCTGGTCCGAGCTGGCGCTGGACCGCAGCGTCTTGCTGCTGCACGTGTTCGACCTGGAAGATGAAGCGGCTTTTGTCCAGCACTTCAAGGACACCTATGAACGCCCGCTGATGGAGATATTTCAATGA
- a CDS encoding monovalent cation/H+ antiporter subunit A: MSLIVLLLLPFVGSCLAAVLPHNARNAESILAGLVALVGTVQVALLYPQIAHGGVIREEFLWLPSLGLNLVLRMDGFAWLFSLLVLGIGTLVSLYARYYMSPQDPVPRFFAFFLAFMGAMLGLVISGNLIQLVFFWELTSLFSFLLIGYWHHRADARRGAYMALMVTGAGGLCLLVGALLLGHVVGSYDLDKVLAAGDTIRQHALYPVLLPLILIGALSKSAQFPFHFWLPHAMAAPTPVSAYLHSATMVKAGVFLLARFWPVLSGSEEWFWIVGGAGAITLLLGAFAAMFQNDLKGLLAYSTISHLGLITLLLGLNSPLAAVAAVFHILNHATFKASLFMAAGIIDHESGTRDIRRLSGLIRLVPYTATLAMVASASMAGVPLMNGFLSKEMFFAETVFISSTAWVEATLPVIATLAGTFSVAYALRFTVDVFFGPTAQDLPHTPHEPPRWMRAPVELLVLTCLVVGIFPAQSVGPLLAAAALPVVGGTLPEYSLAIWHGWNAPLIMSLVAMSGGIVLYLLLRKQLRLGRFPYPPVIERFNGKRLFEHGQVHLMLLARRVERLFTSRRLQSQLFMLVLAAFLAGLTPMLYSGLSWGDRPKIPGSGVFVALWLIAIACALGAAYQAKYHRLAALIMVSVCGLMTCITFVWFSAPDLALTQLVVEVVTTVLILLGLRWLPRRIEGVSPLPGSLERARMRRLRDLLLAVLVGGGMALLSYAMLTRPTPNDISSFYLSRALPQGGGTNVVNVMLVDFRGFDTLGEITVLAAVALTVFALLRRFRPPKESMQLPAQQRQLAPDVVTDLINPRHATDTALGFMMVPAVLVRLLLPIALLVSMYLFMRGHNQPGGGFVAGLVMSVAFILQYMVAGTQWVEAQMSLRPLRWMGTGLLCATLTGVGAMLLGYPFLTTHTAHLHLPLLGDMHVASALFFDVGVYTVVVGSTLLILTALAHQSVRAYRPGNSSKTSQAGAA, from the coding sequence ATGTCATTGATAGTGCTATTGCTTCTGCCGTTCGTGGGCAGTTGCCTGGCAGCCGTGCTGCCGCACAACGCACGTAACGCCGAGTCCATTCTTGCCGGGCTCGTGGCCCTGGTCGGCACCGTCCAGGTAGCACTGCTGTACCCTCAAATTGCCCACGGGGGCGTGATTCGCGAAGAATTCCTCTGGCTGCCCAGCCTGGGGTTGAACCTGGTGCTGCGCATGGACGGCTTCGCCTGGCTGTTCTCGCTGCTGGTACTGGGCATCGGCACGCTGGTGTCGCTGTATGCCCGTTACTACATGTCGCCACAAGACCCGGTCCCGCGCTTCTTCGCCTTCTTCCTGGCCTTCATGGGCGCCATGCTCGGCCTGGTGATTTCTGGCAATCTGATTCAGCTGGTGTTCTTCTGGGAGCTGACCAGCCTGTTCTCCTTCCTGCTGATCGGCTACTGGCACCACCGCGCAGACGCCCGGCGCGGCGCCTACATGGCGCTCATGGTGACCGGCGCCGGTGGTTTGTGCCTGCTGGTGGGTGCCCTACTACTTGGCCATGTGGTCGGCAGCTATGACCTGGACAAGGTCCTGGCTGCCGGCGACACCATCCGCCAGCATGCGCTATACCCGGTGCTGCTGCCCCTGATCCTCATCGGCGCCCTGAGCAAGAGCGCACAGTTTCCTTTCCATTTCTGGCTGCCCCATGCCATGGCAGCGCCCACCCCGGTATCGGCCTATCTGCACTCAGCCACCATGGTCAAAGCCGGCGTATTCCTGCTGGCGCGCTTCTGGCCAGTGCTATCAGGCAGCGAGGAGTGGTTCTGGATCGTCGGCGGTGCCGGCGCCATCACTCTGCTTCTTGGCGCTTTCGCCGCCATGTTCCAGAACGACCTCAAAGGCCTGCTGGCCTATTCGACCATCAGCCACCTGGGCCTGATTACCCTGCTGCTGGGCCTGAACAGCCCGCTGGCGGCGGTCGCTGCCGTTTTCCACATTCTCAACCACGCCACCTTCAAGGCCTCGCTGTTCATGGCCGCCGGCATCATCGACCACGAAAGCGGTACCCGTGACATCCGCCGCCTCAGCGGCCTGATCCGCCTGGTGCCGTACACAGCGACCCTGGCCATGGTGGCCAGTGCCTCGATGGCCGGTGTGCCGCTGATGAACGGCTTCCTGTCCAAGGAAATGTTCTTCGCCGAAACAGTGTTCATCAGCTCCACCGCCTGGGTCGAAGCAACGTTGCCGGTGATCGCCACCCTGGCCGGTACCTTCAGCGTGGCCTATGCCCTGCGCTTTACCGTGGATGTGTTCTTCGGCCCCACCGCCCAGGACCTGCCCCATACCCCGCACGAGCCGCCACGCTGGATGCGTGCACCGGTCGAGCTGCTGGTACTCACCTGCCTGGTGGTGGGCATCTTCCCCGCCCAGTCGGTCGGCCCGCTGCTGGCCGCCGCAGCCCTCCCGGTAGTAGGCGGTACCCTGCCGGAGTACAGCCTGGCCATCTGGCACGGCTGGAACGCGCCCCTGATCATGAGCCTTGTGGCCATGAGCGGCGGCATCGTCCTGTACCTGCTGCTGCGCAAGCAACTACGCCTGGGCCGCTTCCCCTACCCACCGGTGATCGAGCGCTTCAACGGCAAGCGCCTGTTCGAGCACGGGCAGGTGCACCTGATGCTGCTGGCGCGGCGCGTCGAACGCCTGTTCACTTCCCGGCGCCTTCAGTCGCAACTGTTCATGCTGGTGCTCGCGGCCTTCCTCGCCGGCCTCACGCCCATGCTCTACAGCGGGCTCAGCTGGGGTGACCGGCCCAAGATTCCGGGCTCGGGCGTGTTCGTCGCGCTGTGGCTGATCGCCATCGCCTGCGCCCTCGGCGCCGCCTACCAGGCCAAGTACCACCGTTTGGCAGCACTGATCATGGTCAGTGTCTGCGGCCTGATGACCTGCATCACCTTCGTCTGGTTCTCCGCACCCGACCTGGCCCTGACCCAGCTGGTGGTGGAAGTGGTCACTACCGTGCTGATCCTGCTCGGCCTGCGCTGGCTGCCACGGCGTATCGAAGGCGTTTCGCCGCTACCGGGCAGCCTGGAGCGTGCCCGCATGCGCCGCCTGCGCGACCTGTTGCTGGCGGTGCTGGTGGGTGGCGGCATGGCCTTGCTGTCTTACGCCATGCTGACCCGGCCCACCCCCAACGACATTTCCTCGTTCTACCTGAGCCGGGCGCTGCCCCAAGGTGGCGGTACCAACGTGGTCAATGTGATGCTGGTCGACTTCCGCGGCTTCGATACCCTCGGTGAAATCACCGTGCTGGCGGCCGTGGCGCTGACCGTGTTCGCCCTGCTGCGGCGCTTCCGCCCACCAAAAGAGAGCATGCAGTTGCCGGCACAACAACGCCAACTGGCGCCTGACGTGGTCACCGACCTGATCAACCCGCGGCATGCCACAGACACTGCCCTGGGCTTCATGATGGTGCCTGCAGTGCTGGTGCGCCTGCTGCTGCCGATCGCCCTGCTGGTGTCGATGTACCTGTTCATGCGTGGCCACAACCAGCCAGGCGGCGGCTTCGTCGCCGGCCTGGTGATGTCGGTGGCGTTCATCCTGCAGTACATGGTGGCTGGCACCCAGTGGGTGGAGGCGCAGATGAGCCTGCGCCCACTGCGCTGGATGGGCACCGGATTGCTGTGCGCCACCCTGACCGGGGTCGGCGCCATGCTGCTGGGCTACCCGTTCCTGACCACCCATACCGCCCACCTGCACCTGCCGTTGCTCGGTGATATGCACGTGGCCAGCGCGTTGTTCTTCGATGTTGGCGTGTACACCGTGGTGGTCGGCTCGACACTGCTGATCCTCACTGCCTTGGCGCACCAGTCGGTGCGCGCCTACCGCCCGGGCAATTCATCGAAAACCAGCCAAGCAGGAGCCGCCTGA
- a CDS encoding K+/H+ antiporter subunit F codes for MTGLLATAVLASLFILALAMGLALVRLFRGPSAQDRVLALDYLYILAMLTMLVLGIRYASDTYFEGALLIALFGFVGSFALAKFLLRGEVIE; via the coding sequence ATGACAGGCCTGCTTGCCACTGCTGTTCTTGCCAGCCTGTTCATCTTAGCCCTGGCCATGGGCCTGGCGCTGGTCCGGCTGTTCCGTGGCCCGTCCGCACAAGACCGGGTGCTGGCGCTGGACTACCTGTACATCCTGGCCATGCTGACCATGCTGGTGCTGGGGATCCGTTATGCCAGTGACACCTACTTCGAAGGTGCCCTGCTGATTGCGCTGTTCGGCTTCGTCGGTTCGTTTGCCCTGGCCAAGTTCCTGCTGCGCGGTGAGGTGATTGAATGA